The sequence GAGTAGAGTCAGAGTATACCAAAAATATCATCATGCCCTATGCCGCCATACATAAAGTAGAAGTTATATTTAGTTTCAATAACTCGTTAAATAAGAACTATGATCGAAACCAACTCCAGCAATGTTTAATTAATTTATATAAAAATGGGATTGAAGCGATGAAAGAAAAGGATGGCGGTACTCTATTCATTGATATATCAGAAAGTAAGCAGAATATTATTATTAGCATTCGAGACACTGGAATTGGGATGACAAAGGAAGAAATATCACGTCTAGGCAAGCCATACTATTCTACCAAAGAAGATGGAACCGGTCTTGGCATGCTCATGGCCTACAGTACAATTCATAAAGTAAAAGGGAACATTGAAGTCACTAGTGAAAAAGGCAAAGGTACCACCGTCCTTATCACAATCCCTACTTAAATATAAATTGAGCCTATACTTCCCGGATCATAGTTTAATAGGTCATTGCTGCTTAATATATACCCAAACTCTCTGATAGCTTGTGCATAAAATATATAGAGCTCATTTGCACTGAGTTCCGAAGATTGCTGATTTTATGAGTAGGGGGGTGTGTTTATGAAAGGATTAATCTTATGTGCCGGCCGAGGAACAAGACTGCAGCCTTCGACGTATACCAAACCAAAGTGTATGCTGCCCGTTAACGGGGAGTATATTATTGTCTCCATCATTAATAAACTTGTGGCGGCCGGAATTACCGATATTGGTATTGTAGTCAACGCTTCGCAAGGAGAGATCCAGGAAACGATTGGAGCTGGGGAGCGGTGGAACGCTTCTTTAACCTTTCTGCTGCAACAAGAAGCTAAAGGACTGGCGGATGCAGTCAAAAGTGCAAAGACTTTTATGGCGGATTCCCCCTTTGTATTGATGCTTGGCGATAATTTGTATGAGGGTGAACTCGAACCGTTGATTGAATCATTGGAGGCAGAACAATCTGCGGCTTCGATACTGCTGCAGCGAGTCAAGGACCCCCGTCAATTTGGTGTTGCTGTTATCGAAGGTGGGCAAATGGTCAGTCTGGAAGAGAAACCACGCAATCCCAAATCGGATTTGGCTATTGTTGGCGTGTATGCTCTGACTGCAGCAATCTGGTCGATCATTGAGAGACTCACGCCTTCCCCGCGCGGAGAATACGAGTTAACAGATGCTATTCAAATGTTAATTTCAGAGGGCGGGCATGTTGCGTACAGCGTAACGACAGCGCCATTTTTTGATATCGGGACCCATGAACGCTGGCTAGAAGCGAATCGCTACAAGATGGATCATGATCCCAAGAATTTTGCGATGCCTTCCGGCCTTAACTCTGTGCAGTGCATCCCTCCGGTTAGGGTTGATCTCACCGCTCGCGTAACGAACAGTGTAATTGGACCTCATGTGTATATTGGTCCAAATAGTATTGTCGAAGATTGCATTCTAACCAATAGTATTTTGACGGATCAGGTACGGTTGTCCCATATTCATGCAGAGGGAAGTGTATTTGGCTCACATGTTTATCTAGCTGAGCAAGAAATTCAGGAGCTACCTGCCCGTCATATCCTGGGTGATCGTGCGACAGTTACCAGAATCAATCCTGATTTGCCGAACGATTCAAAATAAAATGGAGGCCTACTGGGGAATAGTCCAATCCAGTCACTGGGTTAAACATACACTTAAAGTGTCTAATGCATCAGACGGCTATGCAAAAGAATACTTTAAGGGTAGGTGAATTTCGAGAATGATTGAGCTGGTCTTGACGATCAATGATAAAGACGGGAGCTATACGGAGCACGCTGGTGTTGTCCTTGCATCAATCTTTTCCAATACCCAGCAAATGATCAATGTGCACATTGTGCATGACGATTCCTTAAGTGAGGAGAACAAGTCAAAGCTCACTCAGCTGGTGGATGTATTTCATCACAATATCTTTTTTTATCATGTTACAGTTCCTGGGGATATGCAAGAAGTTGCAGCTGGCGTGTATAAAATTGACTATTGGACAATGGCTAGCATGTACCGGCTGTTGCTCCCAATATTTATTCAAGCGGAGAGAGTTATTTATCTGGACTGCGACATCTTGGTCAATATGGATATTAACGAATTGTGGAACATCGACCTGGGAGATCGTTATTTGGGTGCAGTATTGGATCAAGGCCAAAATTTGCTGGAGTACTTTATCTCACTTGGGCTAAGTGCGGAGTTGTATTTTAACTCAGGGGTTATTCTGTTTCAACTGGACAATATCCGTAAGAAAGAGAACTGGTACGGAGAAATGCTCAATTTCTTGCGTAATTATCCAATAATGACTATGCCGGATCAGGATGTTCTGAATGCTGTTTTTAGCTCCAACTATTTGCAAATGGATCAGCGATTTAATACGTTCGCTCATCACGAACTCGATTTAGAGAATAAAATTATTCATTTCGCCGGAGATAGCAAATGGTGGGATGTAGATTCACCCCATGTACCGCTGTACAATAATTATCTGGCCATGACCCCATGGACTAAAGGACTTGCAGCACCAGAGCCAGTGTCTGAACCGGAGCAAACCCTCAGTCTGCCTGAGCCGCCTGCTCCAGAAATTCAGCCTCCAGAAATACAGCTTCCGGAAACTCCGGTTCTTGAAATCCCAGCCCCTGAAGTGGCAGCCCCAGTCCCAGTACCAGCCCCAGAGAACGTTCCCGTAAAGCCGCACAGACGGAGACGTCGTAGATCATTGCGACTACGGTTGCGGTTAATAAGACTTAGATTGAGAAGAAAAAGAATGATCCGCGCCAAATACCGTTCTATCAAGCGCGTGAAACTGATCAAGCGTCGACAGATGAAGAAGAAAAGAGTACTGCGTTCCACAAAGAAGAAACTGCATCCAGTCCGAAGAAAGCACAAACATATGATGAAAAAGGGACTCTCTAAAAGAGGCACATCCCATTTGAAGCGTACCTCATAAAGGTTAATAAGAGCAGAAAAATAGGCGTTTCCATTCGATTTATGAAATGGAAACGCCTATTTTTAAAAAAAAGATATTATAAAAACGATAAGTTTATCAGTGGTCTCTAGGGGTTATTTAGTCAACTCTTGTAGTAGCACCGATAGAATTTTAGCTGCTTCAGCCCTTGTTGCCCCCCTTGTGGGTCAAACTGGCTAGCGCCCTTACCGGAAATGATTCCTGCTTGTTGAAGTGTTATTACCGCATCCGCTGCCCATGTGCTGATGTGGTTACTATCATTAAAGCCTACAGCACTAACATCCTCAGGCAGTGTATAACCCGCAAGATCAGCAACCCTTACAATCATCACGCATATTTCCTCGCGGCTGATCGAAGCGTTCGGATTGAAATGATTGTTTCCTGCTCCATAGACGATA comes from Paenibacillus sp. 19GGS1-52 and encodes:
- a CDS encoding sugar phosphate nucleotidyltransferase, with amino-acid sequence MKGLILCAGRGTRLQPSTYTKPKCMLPVNGEYIIVSIINKLVAAGITDIGIVVNASQGEIQETIGAGERWNASLTFLLQQEAKGLADAVKSAKTFMADSPFVLMLGDNLYEGELEPLIESLEAEQSAASILLQRVKDPRQFGVAVIEGGQMVSLEEKPRNPKSDLAIVGVYALTAAIWSIIERLTPSPRGEYELTDAIQMLISEGGHVAYSVTTAPFFDIGTHERWLEANRYKMDHDPKNFAMPSGLNSVQCIPPVRVDLTARVTNSVIGPHVYIGPNSIVEDCILTNSILTDQVRLSHIHAEGSVFGSHVYLAEQEIQELPARHILGDRATVTRINPDLPNDSK
- a CDS encoding glycosyltransferase family 8 protein — translated: MIELVLTINDKDGSYTEHAGVVLASIFSNTQQMINVHIVHDDSLSEENKSKLTQLVDVFHHNIFFYHVTVPGDMQEVAAGVYKIDYWTMASMYRLLLPIFIQAERVIYLDCDILVNMDINELWNIDLGDRYLGAVLDQGQNLLEYFISLGLSAELYFNSGVILFQLDNIRKKENWYGEMLNFLRNYPIMTMPDQDVLNAVFSSNYLQMDQRFNTFAHHELDLENKIIHFAGDSKWWDVDSPHVPLYNNYLAMTPWTKGLAAPEPVSEPEQTLSLPEPPAPEIQPPEIQLPETPVLEIPAPEVAAPVPVPAPENVPVKPHRRRRRRSLRLRLRLIRLRLRRKRMIRAKYRSIKRVKLIKRRQMKKKRVLRSTKKKLHPVRRKHKHMMKKGLSKRGTSHLKRTS